The Eurosta solidaginis isolate ZX-2024a chromosome 4, ASM4086904v1, whole genome shotgun sequence genome includes a window with the following:
- the LOC137250331 gene encoding uncharacterized protein: MNALERRYGSEHRKQIHQIELQNSYQKANETLQEFASDVERLAHLANADAPVEYTERVKIQSFINGIRDVETKRATYANPKPTFAEKVSHALTQETASLLSKPAYKAHRVEVEKPEWVDTILEALKGSQQKDARVIKCFKCGNPGHIARHCDLGPNSSNNVGGRKRKAGGNEQERVECKERKLAPAIECPVISVSQMGRKSSSLTVRGNVDGKERVLTVDTGASHSLIRSDLVNRRVKPLPGAKLRTVTGEYNQVQEDVICEVLIGKVMVLHKFVVAEIVDEVILGVDFLVDHDIKIDMQRRVMRYENQDVPLNFSLEKGFSSNRVLVEKTRRRPRNSKVKVDGTNGPNKSKPKVPVSETLALKSPNGRTKTKKECKGGFKPRHTIVVKRRNDTDYAKQIRPAQALRSSSSLAEQQSARERSRIMSSKMKHRYDKENNSQGFREGNLVLLYNPHRRKGVPSKFRCSWEGPYKVVKKISDIIYRIQAIGKSRNRRVVHLAMLAAFRLRDLSDRDDQT; this comes from the coding sequence atgaacgctctagagaggcgatacggaagcgaacacaggaagcagatacaccaaatagagttgcaaaacagctaccaaaaagctaatgagactttgcaggagtttgcgtcagatgtcgaaaggcttgcacatttggcgaatgccgacgcacccgtggaatacaccgaaagagtaaaaattcagagctttataaatggcatacgggacgtcgaaacgaagcgagccacatacgcaaacccaaagccaacatttgcagagaaggtatcacatgcattgactcaggaaacagcctcactattgagtaaaccagcatacaaagctcatcgtgtggaagtagaaaagccagagtgggtagacacaattttggaagcactgaagggatctcaacagaaggatgccagagttattaaatgttttaagtgcggcaacccaggtcacattgcacgtcattgcgatcttggtcctaatagttccaacaatgtgggtggccgtaaacgcaaagctggcggaaatgagcaagagcgtgtcgaatgtaaagaacgaaaacttgccccggctattgaatgtcccgtgatatctgtgtcgcaaatgggaaggaaatcaagcagtcttaccgtcagagggaatgtggatggtaaagaacgtgtactgactgtagatacgggcgcatctcattccttgatccgatctgacttggtcaacaggagagtaaaaccgttacctggagcaaagttgcgtacggtcactggcgagtataaccaagttcaggaagacgtgatatgtgaagtattgattgggaaggtcatggttctacacaaatttgttgtggcggagattgttgatgaagttatattgggagtggatttcttggttgaccatgacatcaagatcgatatgcagagaagggtgatgcgttatgagaaccaagatgtgccacttaactttagtttggaaaaagggttcagcagtaatcgggtactggtggagaagactcgacgaaggccacgaaattcaaaggtaaaagttgatggaacaaatgggccaaacaaatcaaagccgaaggtacctgtgagcgaaacactggcattgaaaagccctaacggacgtactaaaacgaaaaaagaatgcaagggtggtttcaagccaaggcacactattgttgtgaagcgtcggaacgatactgattatgcaaagcaaatccgtccagcgcaagctctgcgaagtagttcttcattggccgagcaacagagtgcgagggaacgatccagaataatgagtagtaagatgaaacacaggtacgacaaggaaaataattcgcaaggtttccgggagggaaatttggtactgttatacaaccctcaccggcggaaaggtgttccatccaaatttcggtgcagttgggaaggcccgtacaaggttgtgaagaagataagtgatatcatctaccgcatacaagcaattgggaaatcacgaaatagaagagtggtacatttggcgatgctagcagcgtttagattgagagatttgtctgatcgggacgatcagacttag